The DNA sequence AGACAACTGACGGCTACGTTCTCCGACTCTTCGCTATTGGTTTCACCAAGCGTCAATCCAACCAGGTCAAGAAGACCACCTACGCTCAGTCTTCCCAACTCAAGGAGATCAGGGCCAAGATGGTTGAGATTATGCGACGTGAGGCTGAGGGTAGCGACTTGAAGGAGTTGGTCCAGAAGTTTGTTCCGGAGTCTATCGGCagggagattgagaaggcCGCCAAGGGCATCTACCCCCTCCACAACGTCTACGTCCGAAAGGCTAAGATCGTCAAGACCCCCAAGATTGACATGTCTAAGCTCCTCGAATCCCACGGTGAGGCCATGGACGTGAGTATCTTACTGTTCATTATGTGAGCTCGTGCTGATTGTTGTCAATAGGCCAACACCGGCTCCAAGGTTGTTAAGAGCGGTGAATTCGTCGAGCCCGAGATCCTCGAGTCCGTCTAAGGGTGGTTAGGGATGCATGTATACCTATGGCACTGAATGGTTTTTGGTTGCATTTTTGTCTGTTATCGTGTGTGGGAAAATATTCCTGTATTGTGCAGCTGTTGAGAATATCTGCAATGTGAGGGCAACCGTTGAGGCCCCAGCTATCATTAAACGTCTTATCGTTAAGTGATGATCCGTCATGTCCTAAATCCTTTTATATTCCCGATTGCTATACATTGTTATGCGCGTTGCGGCAAGATGCTTATCACCTTATTACCTTCCAGTTGTACTGGAATGACAGTTGCAATAAAAGTTCTAAAGGGCAAAGACTCTACGACGTATAGTTATTGAGAGCGGATGTCACGACTAAGAACATATTCGCTACATGTTGATTGCCTCTGTTGTTTTTTCGGGCTTGGGTTTTTGAACTCCTCCCTGTATTCTGATAGTGCTGGTATGTTCCATTCTAGACAAGATCAGGCTAGAAAGATTGCGTATACACGACGATGAGAAAAGATCCTTGTTCTAAGGCTATTAACGGTAAATAAAAAACTACCAGGGACGCGTCGGGATCATCCGCTTCCGCATTATTTATTACATCCGTCTAGTGTCCACGAAGCAGTCGCCAGCCCAACTTGGCACAGAACATTTCCCACTGCGTTTTTtactccctcttccttcctgtgGCCTTGTCTTTCACCCCACTTCTTTTCCTGGGTACTCGCACAGCCTAGTGCGTTTGTATCTTCGGTTTCGCATTCACCTGTGCTTGACAGTTATTCGAGGTGAGTTGAAAGGACGTTGTGAGCAGTTGGAACTTGCGACGGCTCGTCCTCCACCAAGTGTCTCACAAACGCtaaaggatggaaggagatCTGTCTCTCCCGGGAAAGAAGCTGATTGTACTGCTTTTTCTCTGCTATCACTCTCTACGCTCGCAACGCGTCGTTGCCTGCTATCCTCCCCTCTTATCTCTCACTCAATGCCTCTATCTTCCTCGCCTCATATTGTGAACTTCGTTGCAACGATCCGCATGCCTCATCATGTGGGTCTCCTCACTTCTGGCGGCTTCGTGGCTAGTCTGAAACTTGTCCTCGCCTAGGGACTGAAGCTGACGACCGTTCTTTCCTAGCCAGCTCGCTCTAGTTACCGATCAGCCTTTCAATAACAGCGACTCCTTCTCAGCTTTTTCTTATCATCTCCTTGTTCTTTCACATTTCTTTGTGGAAAACTTTGAGTTATTTGAAAACCTTTACTCTCCCTTGATTATACTTTTTCCTATTCCAAGGATAACTTCAGCCTCTTCACCATATTCGCGTACgtatcttcttcgctccTTCATTCGTTGTCTTTTACTCCTTCGACTTTGCTCTATCTGCCTTCTTTCAGCCCACCTGTACTGTACATCGTTTGATCGTTCGCTTATTtgcttttttctctttttacTCTTTACCATTTCTATTCtgccgcttcttcctcattcacACGGGACGGCTGCGATCACGTACCTCGCTGGATGATCTATATTCGACGCCACTGATATCGCTTCGCCTGATCACCTCACTTTAACTGCGACTCTTCGGTCTCTCACAACTGGCGATAACGATGAACCTTCCTGCCGCCGAACATTACCCGGATATACCCGC is a window from the Cryptococcus neoformans var. neoformans JEC21 chromosome 2 sequence genome containing:
- a CDS encoding 40s ribosomal protein s3ae-a (s1-a), putative; the protein is MAVGKNKRLSKGKKGIKKKVVDPFTRKEWYDIKAPSFFENRNAGKTLVNRTQGLKNANDSLKGRVLELSLADLNNDQEQSFRKIKLRVEDVAGKSCLTSFYGMDFTTDKLRSIVRKWQSLVEAHVDVKTTDGYVLRLFAIGFTKRQSNQVKKTTYAQSSQLKEIRAKMVEIMRREAEGSDLKELVQKFVPESIGREIEKAAKGIYPLHNVYVRKAKIVKTPKIDMSKLLESHGEAMDANTGSKVVKSGEFVEPEILESV